The following is a genomic window from Malus sylvestris chromosome 7, drMalSylv7.2, whole genome shotgun sequence.
gtgTTGTGGCAGAGACCATTGCTTGGGCTACTCGGCTTGGCTAGAGCCAAGGGCAACTTGCGCAACTGGGgccacatggctcatgtcctttgggctcttagACCTGACGCGAGCCAGGCCGGTGATTAAGAGAAATGAGGAGGTTGCGGGCCTCATAGGCTGCTGGAATGCTGTGCATGCAGGCCTTCTGCCTGTTAGAATGATGGGTTGAGCTCtcctgctgagtaccatgaatgtcgttggctgcttagtcttcTTCGCCAAGagaaaggtgggctgctccCCAAAGAGGatgtaaagaggatcaaggcggatgcattagCTTGTCTGATCGCTATCGTGGAGCTTACTACAAATGAGATGGAAAaaaagagatcttccccgcctcTAGATCTAAGCCTATGGCACCTACCATgtcgagaatggctagtacaactGCTGATAGGATTACTCATCGTAAAGGTCCTGTCATGCCCCCAATGCCGAAGTTTGTACCAAGATGTCCATTGCGAGCTAAGTCTGATCCACcttttggagaggcttgctattaGGAAGAGCAATAAGGTGGATTCTGCTACTAAAGTGGTGCCAAGGCTTATTTCTCTTGCTGCTGAGAATGAGGAGACTACTCGCATGGGCAACTGTGAGAAATCCACAAAGCTTGCTTCTTGGGAGGTTGTTGAGATctgtgtgcttttgaaaccagatctgcTTAAAAACATAGACGCTTATGCCAAGTTTGTCGATGGCGTTAGAAGGGTTGTTTAcccaagttcctttgcaaaGCATATGGCTGAGTATATGAAGATTGCTCTACTTGCAATGATGCAGAAGATAGTTATTCTAGCAGCAGAGTCTATGCTCTTTGACCAAGAGGATACCAAGGCTGCTAAGGAGGTGGCAAAGGTTGTGGCAGCCGAAGCTTATTCTTTTATCGAGAAGATCGAGAGGTTGGAATCTGAGCTAGTCGATTTGAAAGGGTCTATCTTTACCTCCAATTCTCTGTAGTTTGAGACCACTCACCAAGAGAtcattgacttgaagactaggcttgacgcgatctaagttaagtatgaaagtgcagagaaggagattggatgttacatacctcagattcaagatcttgagtttgcaatttctgagcttcattTCGTTGCTTATGTAAAgaatgaagagttgattgctgcttataatcaagtgatccacttcaagagaatcgttgataggcttgaaccccaagtgttggaacttcaaggtgtacagatcaacgaaagtctgaagaaagaagtggatgagTTGTAGCGCTTCCGTGTTGATCTGCTCAAGgagaatgagcagctgaagggtggGAATGATGGGCTCGAGGTTTCGAGACTTTCTTTATCTATctagaagacttgcttgcttttacttttaaggcttccattagTGAAATAATTGGAAAAGTTGGTGCCCAAGCTGGGGCAGCTGGGGGTGAAACGTTGGATGATACCGCTGCTAAGAGTGtcgcggctgctgaaggtgtggcgaccgagtagtcgtgggatgccCAAACAGCTGAagtgtagtcttctaggtaagctttaggattttctttgtttttccttgtagctcttgttttgcttgaactcattcggcctttgctagttgtttataaacatgtttccttcgcttttcttcatcttcacttcttttgttcataccctaacctttagactttatagaccagtggcaggcgtactacttttctataagcagacatgCCTCGTAGCTTATGCAACCGTAGGTgctggtgtagaactttgcaaagttattAGCCATAGGGTTAGCAGCCAGACGCCTTACTTACAAAAGCAGACAAGACCGCgtgaccactaggctgttaacttTGGCTTTCTCTAATTTCATAGGTTGCgtaacaagtatcacaacactttaggacttggtgcaGGTTGTTCCACGCTTAGCAAAGGTGAAACTTATCGACTATgcagcatgtcggcagtggatgaAGTTTCGTATATGCACgttagcttgtttaacctttcacatgaatgtgcggttgtataagtctagcgcggctttactgctcgaagggcaaacTGTTGGCAGTCTTCCGaaaaccgtaggctaccttagtgccctcggtagcagctttaaggTTCGAGGGTAGCCGTCTGTAAggtgtactgcgtaatgtgccccatccgtctctagggcccggtttcCAGCGAATTAAGCCAAGAGACCTAAAATCCTTCagctagctaagccttgaaaaaggtcattgtggctacttctaggaatcctggcACAAGCCATCGTGCACTTAGTTATACCAGGGCAGCCCGGCTTATCCATGTTTGGATATTTAGAGTGTAAGTTTATCATCCCGCCTTGAAGAGTAGACTCATGTGGGTGttagggaattggtttaccctctcgcattagagagcaattagtttatcctttcacactggagagcagacctatgtgggtgtcggggaattggtttaccctatcacactggagagcatggttggtccctcaggGGGCgtaattcctgcgatgagtccctaagaagggcgcgatcttcttttgaagtgcaggagtgatcagttgttgtaagcatgcagccgagccaagttgtagattacttttgaattcctcattgaaaaacgagtgaaaagaacgagaactttagctgtaaggtaggaactgcataataactggataatcctcggttggtgaggtggtgcccatcgagctgcttgagtcttcgggctttggtGTTGCGGGAGGTTGCACATGGCACTTCCTTAGATCGTAGGCATTCCACTGCTTTTTGATCTCTTTGTTGTTCTTGGTGGCATGGGTGTAACTACTCTTGTCGCCTACTCTATTGGTCTTATACGAACCTTCCCAGataggatccatctttttggagcattCTTTACGAgcagtgatgaaggtttttctaAAGACTAGATTTCCAGGTTGGAACTGTTGGATTTTgacccttttgttgtagctggagaggagctgctgctggtaggctgcgataCGGGTGATGGTATGCTCGcgcttctcctctgccagatttaagcttgtggccatctccttattGTTCGGTTActtgtcttttggtggtgcgatatgcctaTATACATCCGGGGAGTTCGtatggccattttcccttcttgtcagtgagggatttcttgaggcagtcgatgATCGtcttgttagatgctttgaagcctagagtgatcgACTGCTCAGGCATCGAATTGTCTAGGGTGACAAGGACCACGTGTTCTCCTAAACCTTTGTAGTTGGGTAGAGCAGGCGCGGCTAGGGCGTGCTCGGCTACCTCCGGGGCGTCGTTGGGCTGTTTTATTGCGTCGCCTAGGTTAGGCGTGAATGCGCAGTAAGAAGTCGTGAAGCTATCGTTAGGTCGCCCTATTGCATTGTGAAGGCGTGGTAGGGAGCTGTGGAGCTGGGGCCATATTACACGTAGCAGGAAATGCTCAACTGCcagtattgggccactctagagttgaattaTGGAACAAGGGTCAGCTGGGGTTGTGTGACACATAACAGGAAGTGGTGTTCAACTGCTGGTatatgttgctcctatgtataATCTTTTGGGGCGGCGATGACAAAACTTACTTCCGAGTGTGTCATTCtagtgttcgtctgcccttggcgcaccttttgggccgagttgttgctttcgtcagaaaactttgcatctacCAGTGTCTATGCCTTTATCGTTGCGCATCTGATTGGGCAGAATAGTGTGTCATGAGGATGACTACGTGCGTCTGAAGGAAAAACTTGAGCTTcggggttgcaacaactattgccaaagttagcttttgaatttctggtagcattgaggagagcttttgaactgtggaatacaggtagtcgagcccccagctcttctcgtataatggtagagcttattgttACTTCAGATACAGTTAAACATGCGAATATGTCCTCCATTGCTTCCAGTTTGGATAGTAAGGAGGTGATGTAAGGTTTTTTTTCAAGTCCTTGCATCTTGATCAGTGAGCcttgtcccaaagtgcatgcttgtCTGTTagagcaaaagagtctgccagagttagatgaTCAATTTTCTGAACAACGGGTGGTTTGCTAGAAGTCCTTTTTAGAAGGCtactctagctatcgagtcgttgcatctgactatccttgccttctttgctttgaacctcttcacatagtcgcgaagcgacttcTTTGGGTTcatcttgacgttgaacaagtggtcggatttcttcttgatcgagtgatgagatgaatattctttggtgaaaaccaaagaaagtttgttGAAACTCCGGATGGTTtatggcggcagggtgtagaaccaatcttgcgcctcgccttgtagaatGGTgacgaatatcttgcacatgagattgTCGTTGTTCTGATAAAGGACCATCGCGCTTCGGTAGTGCTTCAAATGCCTCTCCGGGTCTCCATCTCCTTTGaaggatgtgaaatgtggcatgctaaacttgcgTGGAGGTTCTGCTTGCTCGATTTCGTCCGTGAATGGTGGCCTACTTATGttaggctattttttttcttaaattaatttttttttaaataaatatgtagactatcgtaaattaatttataaacattttaatctaaaaatatttaaattccaataaatattgaaaaatcactaaattttccacaaagcaagtcttcaactttcaccaatctttcaaccCTAGGCTAACGTTCAattcaccaaccgttcaacaccaaactttcaactttcaccaaccgttcaacacCAAACTTTCAAGGGTCACCAACCATTCAACTTTcatcaatcatcctctatataaaCATATGTCCATTATTAGTTGATCACACAACCTTTCAAccttcaatcatcctctatattcaccaatctttcaaatttcaaagagtttttgtttcctaaaaatcctcaatatctcatcaatgggTGATAGAAGAAGGCGTAGCATGGCAATGCAGATGGcacaataccaagcaaggaTTGAGATTGAGGATGCAAAATTGTTCAACGCCGAAGATGAACTTGTGAACTCGTTTATGCAATCTGAGCACCATGGTGAATCTAGCCATCGCGGTTCTGTCACAGGGCGTTCATTTGTGCAGCGTGATAGAGAAGAGTGTCATGACCGAATGATAAAAGATTATTTCATCGAGCATCCAAAATTTCTTGCTCATGATTTTCGGAGGTGGTTTCGGATGAGGAAAGAGCTTTTTGAAAGTATCTTGAACGTAGTTATCAATCATGACCACTACTTTGCAAAGAAGATAGATGTCGCAGGTCGACAAGGTCTATCACCTTATCAGAAGCTCCCATTTACTTTTCGTATGCTACCTAATAGGTGCTCTGCAGACTCAACTGACGAGTATTACCGACTTGCAGAGAGTACTGCTATTGAGAACATGACGCACTTCTGTAAGGTAATTAAAGCCATATATGGAACCACATACCTCCACAAGCCAAATCGTGAAGACTTGAAGAGGTTTTTGCGCAAGGCAAACAAAAgaggcttccctggcatgataAGAAGTCTCGATTGTATGCATTGGGAGTGGAAGAATTGTCCTACTGCTTGGGTTGGCCAATTCAAAGGTCGTCATAACAAGCCAATCATCGTGCTCGAAGCTGTGGCATCTTACGACACATAgatttggcatgctttcttCGGCACTCATAGATCAAACAACGATATCAACGTTCTTTGGTCTTCTCCTCTGTTCGATGATGTTGTCAATGGATGGGCACCATAATTTCGGTATAAGGTAAATGGTAATAGGTATGAGCTAGGTTACTACCTAACTGATGGTATTTATCCTAGTTTGTCTACCTTTGTCAAAAGTTTTTCTCATCCCGATAGTGCaaagaagaaattattttcGCAGAGGCAAGAGTCTtacaggaaggatgtggagagaGAGTTCAGGATCCTGCAAGCTCGATGGGCCATTGTTAGAAGGCCTGCACGATTTTGGCAAACCGAAGACCTCCATtcaatcatgatgacgtgcataattttgcacaacatgattgtggaagatgagtacatcgaaattgaagaagattcagACGAAGATGTGGATGATGACCAACCAACACATGTGAGAGCTATTGCAAGAGATGTTGAATATCTCGCTTCAACCACATATGAGACCCGACAGGATAGGGTCACCTTGAGTGAGTATATGAGACGTTTAAATAGAATTCAAGATCCTCAATGTCATAACACACTCCGCAAGGATTTGGTTGAGCATGTATGGCGCCGAGAAGGTCAACGTTGATGATATTAATTAAGCatttatgtaataattttaaGTGTACTATGTTGTTATtttctagtaataaatttaagtgTCTTCTTGTGCAAAGTATTTTGTCTAGTACGTTGGATAAATTATTGAATGGAGGTTGAATTATTGAAGACATCTATTCTACATCAAAGTGTGGAATAATAAGTACAATCattattgaaggcatctagattaatagaaacaataattaataagacataaatttaataaaatacataaaccgcataaacttaatacaatcgataattcataaaccacataattaataaactacataaacttaatacaaacgaaaattaataaacttaattaataaAGCACATAATTCATACACTACATCAACTTAATAATCATATCCACCATCTTCACTTGGTGATGGACTTCGTACAGGACTTGGGATATAGGGTTCAGAGAATTCATCATCTTGAAACATACTCCTTGAGGCAAACTTTCGCAAAATTTCCTTTTGTTTACAacttcttcctctctggagTGTATTTGTTGAGGTCCTCCATCATCAAATTAATTTCAAACCTATCTTGCTCCCTAtccaagatttgcttcatttgCAAACGCATTCGGGCCGTTTCTTCTTGGCGAGCGCTATGGGTTTCGTTCAATTTTGCAATTCCGGTAGCAAAGTGTCCACTCATCGGATCTTGggactttccttttctttttgcttccttttgcttatctcttcATGAGGGCCTTGCAAAAGAAGGAGATGGGGTCATTTCATTGACACCTTCATCTCCGGCATTTGTCTGTGCGGCTTCACGCtgaaataatcttccccattgttggtccgcatcggttccccacctcggacaatccttgaggacgtCCCAAGCATGTTGCaacttaaaaacttgattttttggtgttactcttgtcttgtaaatttccattgctttgtcaccctacgcaaaaaatacataaaaataatattatgtacatgacaaataaaatactAAGAACAAAACTCACAACTTTTGTGGCACTCCTTCCACCAGCCATGCCAACCACggctctctccaagcttcccctccataaagtgcatgctttgttgatagtcttccattgatcataaacaccaccaccGTCCCTCCCGCCGCCATTGtagttttcttgaaactttgcaatgattttatcccacaaaactttcttattttaatttgtgcCAACTGCACCATTTTCGCTAACAGAAACTCATGCCAAGCATAAAGCAACATCTTCCTCAtaggtccaattacgacctctaatatgctctcttgccatgttaaacaatttggaaatggaaagaaatggtagaaagataaattggaagaattgtaggagaaaattgacttttgtgtggatgtttgaacaaatacataggtgtatttatagagttttttggtgagttttgagttaaataatttttttaattattttagccgttggatttaaatttgggccgttagatctttttttaaccgttagatttgattatatttgatcTCAGCCGTTgaattcaatgtattttaaaataacatattttttaaaaattaaatttgaatctgGACCATTGGATCAACCAACAGTCCTTAAATAATGGCTGTCGGATGGGGAATATAGCCGTTAGGCTCGGGGGAAGTGGCCAACAGGAGCCTGACAGTGGGCCCCCACTTTGTCGGGAGCAAATTTGAAGTAGGCCCGTGGGGTGCGTCCGTGAGTGGGTGGGCCGAGCGTGGTCCAATTTCGGGCGAGTCCATGCAgatgggggggggggaggggaatTTAGCCCAGTTTTagcatttggcttttagcccaatgcTTTAGCTTGGGTTGGGTGGTGTTTGGGGGGAAATTTTGGGAGGAAATTTGGCAAATAACCCATGGCTAGATAGAGTCTAAGAGTGCTAAGAACAGAGGTCTTATCAATAcagagtatttatcaaatatagccaaaaattaactcttaatttaaaaaatgtcactttttataaaaagtttcaaatatatccaaaatttaatttatttagacacaaataccctcaaatttaatagttaaataaattaaaggctttttagctaCTGTCGCCTCAAGCTCCAATCTAACTTTTGCTTCTACACTCCACCACCACAACCCTATTCCCTTCGACCCCCTCATCATCGACATTGAACGCCGCGGCGGTTACCGCAAGTAGGAGCAGCAAAATTTCAATCATGCCGTCAACGCCTTTTTTCTTATTaatatcatttttaattttaaatataaaaataattttcgaAGTTAATCCACATGTCATTATATGATTGTATTTGTGAGACCCACGTggcgccacatcatcacacCAACAGAGCAATTAAaagatttttcacaaaaaactaaaatgatcaCGATGGACAAATTCAAACAAATACTAAAATGATTCACGATAGACAAATTCAAAAACACTATTATTGATTATCGTTAATTGTTAAGAATCAGATTAAGGAGTTATATCAATGTCAcgaatcattttggctaaaaagcctttaattTATTGATTGTTAAATTTAAGGGTATTTATGTCTATTTAGGTGAAATTTTGAATATATTTGAatgattttataaaaagtgacatttttgaaattaaaggTTAATTTTTggttatatttgataaatactcatCGATGATACAACTGCTCCTTTTGAATCAGTTAAAGAGGATGTTTTCATATTTGGAGGAATTGTTGATTGGAAAGCCCGTAGAATCTAAATCATGGAGGTGCGTTTTTCTATATTTATTCTGTTTTATTAGCTATGcgcttatatttaattttctttttaaatcatCTGTTACTCTGTGCATATATGAAGAAgattgagttttaggtttttaGCAACTTCGTATTTTCATGTTTTGACGATGGGAATATTTAGAAAACAGTTTTGACGACGGAGATTGCCTGTCGAGTGGGAGGACTTGGCTTTTGGGGACAtgataaattcaaattttaacagATGTttgttttcttccattttcccAGTTTGTTGGTTTCTAATTTCTCTTTGGAATGAATTGAACTCTCCAGTGTGGTGTGGTGTGAGTACATAACATTATAATTGGTACTGTTTAAAGAATCCACAAAATGCTATCTGTTTTTCTCCTGTCAATTTAATCTTCTTCTGGGTGAAGAGAATGAATTGGCAGAAAAAAGTTTTGATTTTGCTTATTGGGTTCAATCCTTTTCCTTCCCCAaactgtttggttgccgagaaaacgaTGGAACAGgaacaaaataaacattgatTTGGTTGTATTAATTTTTCCTCATTTAGGTAATTACAGATGCGGTTTATATTCCTCTAATGTAAGAGATGAGTTCTTGAAACCAGAAGAAGTTATTGTTGAATTAATGCTGAATTAGATGCATTTAGATTTAATTAGTTATGAATTATCCATGTTCCTAATCAGCGATtcattcttttccttttcaacaTGAGTTGGCCAAAATTTTCTTTAACCATTGAATGAAGTGAAAACAGATGTTGGTTTGGTAGATGGTTTTATGAAATTGGGTCGATGAAACTGAACCATGTAGTTGAATTTAACTCAGTTGCGTGCTGGTTTGAGTTTTCTCATGTCTTAAACTTGGTGCTTGCGATTCCTGCTGTTGTTTGCTTTCAACTTGGCAGCAAACCAAACTCATTTGTGGGTTGGTTTATTTTTAATGTTGTATGATGAGGTGGTCGTTTCTGTCTATACATGTTTCTGTTTAATCTATTCTATGTGTCTATACATGTTTGTGTGTTTAATTTATTGCATAAgtcttgataaaaaataaagactGCAAAACTTCTAAGAATACCCTAAATCCCAATGGACACTAAGTGTAGTCAATCTTCagaacaactttttttttttggggggggggggtgttgggGTTGGGGAGGGATAGTGGTTGTCCCAGATTACTGGATTATGGTTGTTAAATTGACACATTCTTAGATTATTGGATTATGGTTATTTACCTTCTGTCTAAATTTAGCATGTTTGAGAATTGCTAATGGATTTACTACGTTtcaaaattttagaattttggATCGTTGGAGTGAGAACTTGGTTCTTTGGCATTTTGAGGTATATAATCATACACCTTTTTTTGTTTAGAGCTTAATCAAGGGGACATCCTTATTTAGATTTTTTTCTCTGTGAAAAAGAGAATTAGAcctcaattttgttttaggaTTCTCTAATTTATGTGATGTTTGATACGTATTTTATGGTTTGTGTTTTGTGGATTTTAGGAATTTGGATTTGGTATAAACTATTTGCATATATTATGTTGAATTATTCTACTATATCTGACACACCTCAACCCGAATCAGGGCATGTtgaccgtcacgtgagagtgacgtagacATGTGCATTGTGCGGAAACAATAATGCTAATAGAGAATACgaataattgaaaaccaactCATAAAAGTACTAGTTAAGATAAGTGCTATAATATGTGTGAATACATAATCAGAGCgtaagtagcctaagttcagtccagaaaacaagtactaattaaacgacacctaaagatgccctacatttgtgatagtctgtcagaacctctaatcaatcctcgtgagccaccaacggataagcttatctaaaacctggaggggcgtaaaacagaaagtgtgaatgggcaaaaacaaagcttttcaaaaccatttcatttatcaaatgttttaacccctcgctgtaaaacatgtataactttcccagaaatggaatatatatatatatatctcaattcatgcttcacatatccatattcACAAGTATGCCATGACAATTATATAATAGAATGAGaaactcaggtgaaaataataacatattagccggaacccccgtagaggtctgtacggctgaattcatagctcattagtcaatctagccggagtcaccgaAGGTGACCTGTATGGCACTAcatctgcacacgagtcggaaccacctgtagtggtctgtacgacaagactgggtgtaatatagttatgctcaatgctacgctctcatgatagctgtgcgataaatcgctaatcacctacgagtcggaaccgcctatagtggtctgtacaacaagattgtgcacctaaattggatccaatgtatagtgcgggaggtgacatcatATACAGGCctaccatatctctggctaaatcactaacaccagggtgcaagtttatgagctctatgtttctcaattaatcacaaccgttattcacattcacaattcataaactcacctggggcttacctgagcatccacagcaccacaattatatatatatgcaaacatcatATGCATATTCTAAAT
Proteins encoded in this region:
- the LOC126630092 gene encoding uncharacterized protein LOC126630092, which encodes MGDRRRRSMAMQMAQYQARIEIEDAKLFNAEDELVNSFMQSEHHGESSHRGSVTGRSFVQRDREECHDRMIKDYFIEHPKFLAHDFRRWFRMRKELFESILNVVINHDHYFAKKIDVAGRQGLSPYQKLPFTFRMLPNRCSADSTDEYYRLAESTAIENMTHFCKVIKAIYGTTYLHKPNREDLKRFLRKANKRGFPGMIRSLDCMHWEWKNCPTAWVGQFKGRHNKPIIVLEAVASYDT